The following proteins come from a genomic window of Notamacropus eugenii isolate mMacEug1 chromosome X, mMacEug1.pri_v2, whole genome shotgun sequence:
- the WDR13 gene encoding WD repeat-containing protein 13 isoform X2, with the protein MAQRGPGREHRPPGGWSLPNPRLPWIDSLEKVAKPGMAAVWQQVLAVDARYNAYRTPTFPQFRTQYIRRRSQLLRENAKAGHEPTVRRQYLKLRAQLLGQRYGPLSEPGSFRAYSNSVVRSSRTTLDRMEDFDEDPRALGARGHRRSVSRGSYQLQAQMNRVIYDERTPGSVVPTSVAEASRAMAGDTSLSENYAFAGMYHVFDQHVDEAVPKVQFANDDRHLLACCSLDGSISVCQLVPAPPVVLRVLRGHSRGVSDFAWSLSNDVLVSTSLDATMRIWATEDGRCIREIPDPDGAELLCCTFQPVNNNLTVVGNGKHNVHVMNISTGKKVKGGSSKLTGRVLALSFDSPGHILWAGDDRGSVFSFLFDMATGKLTKAKRLVVHEGSSITSISARSWISREARDPSLLINACINKLLLYRVVDNEGTLQLKRSFPIEQSLHPIRSIFCPLMSFRQGACVVTGSEDMCVYFFDVERATRAIVNKLQGHSAAVLDVSFNCDESLLASSDAGGMVIVWRREQK; encoded by the exons ATGGCCCAACGGGGCCCCGGCCGAGAACACCGCCCCCCCGGGGGGTGGTCTCTGCCAAA TCCCAGGCTGCCCTGGATAGACTCCTTGGAGAAAGTGGCCAAGCCTGGCATGGCCGCCGTTTGGCAGCAGGTGCTGGCCGTGGATGCAAG GTACAACGCATACCGCACACCCACCTTCCCACAGTTCCGAACACAATACATCCGGCGCCGGAGTCAACTGCTGAGAGAAAATGCCAAAGCAGGGCATGAGCCTACCGTTCGCAGGCAGTACTTAAAGCTGAGGGCCCAGCTGCTGGGCCAGCGCTATGGGCCTCTGTCGGAGCCTGGGAGCTTCCGAGCCTACAGCAACAGTGTTGTCCGAAGCAGTCGCACCACACTGGACAGAATGGAG GACTTTGATGAGGACCCCCGGGCCCTGGGGGCCCGAGGACACCGCCGCTCAGTCAGCCGTGGATCCTACCAGTTACAGGCTCAGATGAATCGGGTCATCTACGATGAGCG GACACCAGGCAGCGTCGTGCCCACATCAGTGGCAGAGGCCAGCCGCGCCATGGCTGGGGACACTTCACTGAGTGAAAACTATGCTTTTGCTGGGATGTACCATGTCTTTGACCAGCATGTGGATGAGGCTG TTCCCAAGGTCCAGTTTGCCAATGACGACCGCCACCTGCTAGCCTGTTGCTCCCTGGATGGCAGCATCTCTGTGTGCCAGCTGGTACCTGCCCCCCCTGTGGTCCTGCGTGTGCTTCGTGGGCACTCACGTGGTGTGTCTGACTTTGCCTGGTCCCTGTCCAATGATGTCCTTGTGTCCACATCACTGGATGCCACCATGCGCATCTGGGCCACTGAAGATGGCCGCTGCATCCGTGAGATCCCTGACCCAGATGGGGCTGAACTGCTATGCTGTACCTTCCAGCCAGTCAACAATAATCTCACTGTG GTGGGCAATGGGAAGCACAACGTGCATGTGATGAACATCTCTACGGGCAAGAAGGTGAAGGGTGGCTCCAGTAAGCTGACCGGCCGTGTGCTGGCCCTGTCCTTTGATTCGCCTGGACACATCTTATGGGCTGGGGATGATCGTGGCAgtgtcttctccttcctttttgacATGGCTACAG GGAAGCTGACCAAGGCCAAGCGGTTGGTGGTACATGAAGGCAGCTCCATCACCAGTATCAGCGCACGTTCCTGGATCAGCCGGGAAGCCCGTGACCCCTCTCTGCTCATCAACGCCTGCATCAACAAACTCCTCCTTTACCG GGTGGTGGATAATGAGGGCACTCTACAGCTGAAGAGGAGCTTCCCAATTGAACAGAGCCTTCACCCTATTCGAAGCATCTTCTGTCCCCTCATGTCCTTCCGCCAGGGAGCCTGTGTAG TCACAGGCAGTGAGGACATGTGTGTCTATTTCTTTGATGTGGAAAGGGCCACCAGGGCCATCGTCAACAAACTGCAGGGCCACAGTGCTGCTGTGCTGGACGTCAGTTTTAACTGTGATGAGAGCCTTCTGGCCTCC
- the WDR13 gene encoding WD repeat-containing protein 13 isoform X1, giving the protein MAQRGPGREHRPPGGWSLPNPRLPWIDSLEKVAKPGMAAVWQQVLAVDARYNAYRTPTFPQFRTQYIRRRSQLLRENAKAGHEPTVRRQYLKLRAQLLGQRYGPLSEPGSFRAYSNSVVRSSRTTLDRMEDFDEDPRALGARGHRRSVSRGSYQLQAQMNRVIYDERTPGSVVPTSVAEASRAMAGDTSLSENYAFAGMYHVFDQHVDEAVPKVQFANDDRHLLACCSLDGSISVCQLVPAPPVVLRVLRGHSRGVSDFAWSLSNDVLVSTSLDATMRIWATEDGRCIREIPDPDGAELLCCTFQPVNNNLTVVGNGKHNVHVMNISTGKKVKGGSSKLTGRVLALSFDSPGHILWAGDDRGSVFSFLFDMATGKLTKAKRLVVHEGSSITSISARSWISREARDPSLLINACINKLLLYRVVDNEGTLQLKRSFPIEQSLHPIRSIFCPLMSFRQGACSQAVRTCVSISLMWKGPPGPSSTNCRATVLLCWTSVLTVMRAFWPPVMLVGWSLCGGGNKSSCHLP; this is encoded by the exons ATGGCCCAACGGGGCCCCGGCCGAGAACACCGCCCCCCCGGGGGGTGGTCTCTGCCAAA TCCCAGGCTGCCCTGGATAGACTCCTTGGAGAAAGTGGCCAAGCCTGGCATGGCCGCCGTTTGGCAGCAGGTGCTGGCCGTGGATGCAAG GTACAACGCATACCGCACACCCACCTTCCCACAGTTCCGAACACAATACATCCGGCGCCGGAGTCAACTGCTGAGAGAAAATGCCAAAGCAGGGCATGAGCCTACCGTTCGCAGGCAGTACTTAAAGCTGAGGGCCCAGCTGCTGGGCCAGCGCTATGGGCCTCTGTCGGAGCCTGGGAGCTTCCGAGCCTACAGCAACAGTGTTGTCCGAAGCAGTCGCACCACACTGGACAGAATGGAG GACTTTGATGAGGACCCCCGGGCCCTGGGGGCCCGAGGACACCGCCGCTCAGTCAGCCGTGGATCCTACCAGTTACAGGCTCAGATGAATCGGGTCATCTACGATGAGCG GACACCAGGCAGCGTCGTGCCCACATCAGTGGCAGAGGCCAGCCGCGCCATGGCTGGGGACACTTCACTGAGTGAAAACTATGCTTTTGCTGGGATGTACCATGTCTTTGACCAGCATGTGGATGAGGCTG TTCCCAAGGTCCAGTTTGCCAATGACGACCGCCACCTGCTAGCCTGTTGCTCCCTGGATGGCAGCATCTCTGTGTGCCAGCTGGTACCTGCCCCCCCTGTGGTCCTGCGTGTGCTTCGTGGGCACTCACGTGGTGTGTCTGACTTTGCCTGGTCCCTGTCCAATGATGTCCTTGTGTCCACATCACTGGATGCCACCATGCGCATCTGGGCCACTGAAGATGGCCGCTGCATCCGTGAGATCCCTGACCCAGATGGGGCTGAACTGCTATGCTGTACCTTCCAGCCAGTCAACAATAATCTCACTGTG GTGGGCAATGGGAAGCACAACGTGCATGTGATGAACATCTCTACGGGCAAGAAGGTGAAGGGTGGCTCCAGTAAGCTGACCGGCCGTGTGCTGGCCCTGTCCTTTGATTCGCCTGGACACATCTTATGGGCTGGGGATGATCGTGGCAgtgtcttctccttcctttttgacATGGCTACAG GGAAGCTGACCAAGGCCAAGCGGTTGGTGGTACATGAAGGCAGCTCCATCACCAGTATCAGCGCACGTTCCTGGATCAGCCGGGAAGCCCGTGACCCCTCTCTGCTCATCAACGCCTGCATCAACAAACTCCTCCTTTACCG GGTGGTGGATAATGAGGGCACTCTACAGCTGAAGAGGAGCTTCCCAATTGAACAGAGCCTTCACCCTATTCGAAGCATCTTCTGTCCCCTCATGTCCTTCCGCCAGGGAGCCTGT TCACAGGCAGTGAGGACATGTGTGTCTATTTCTTTGATGTGGAAAGGGCCACCAGGGCCATCGTCAACAAACTGCAGGGCCACAGTGCTGCTGTGCTGGACGTCAGTTTTAACTGTGATGAGAGCCTTCTGGCCTCC
- the WDR13 gene encoding WD repeat-containing protein 13 isoform X4 translates to MAAVWQQVLAVDARYNAYRTPTFPQFRTQYIRRRSQLLRENAKAGHEPTVRRQYLKLRAQLLGQRYGPLSEPGSFRAYSNSVVRSSRTTLDRMEDFDEDPRALGARGHRRSVSRGSYQLQAQMNRVIYDERTPGSVVPTSVAEASRAMAGDTSLSENYAFAGMYHVFDQHVDEAVPKVQFANDDRHLLACCSLDGSISVCQLVPAPPVVLRVLRGHSRGVSDFAWSLSNDVLVSTSLDATMRIWATEDGRCIREIPDPDGAELLCCTFQPVNNNLTVVGNGKHNVHVMNISTGKKVKGGSSKLTGRVLALSFDSPGHILWAGDDRGSVFSFLFDMATGKLTKAKRLVVHEGSSITSISARSWISREARDPSLLINACINKLLLYRVVDNEGTLQLKRSFPIEQSLHPIRSIFCPLMSFRQGACVVTGSEDMCVYFFDVERATRAIVNKLQGHSAAVLDVSFNCDESLLASSDAGGMVIVWRREQK, encoded by the exons ATGGCCGCCGTTTGGCAGCAGGTGCTGGCCGTGGATGCAAG GTACAACGCATACCGCACACCCACCTTCCCACAGTTCCGAACACAATACATCCGGCGCCGGAGTCAACTGCTGAGAGAAAATGCCAAAGCAGGGCATGAGCCTACCGTTCGCAGGCAGTACTTAAAGCTGAGGGCCCAGCTGCTGGGCCAGCGCTATGGGCCTCTGTCGGAGCCTGGGAGCTTCCGAGCCTACAGCAACAGTGTTGTCCGAAGCAGTCGCACCACACTGGACAGAATGGAG GACTTTGATGAGGACCCCCGGGCCCTGGGGGCCCGAGGACACCGCCGCTCAGTCAGCCGTGGATCCTACCAGTTACAGGCTCAGATGAATCGGGTCATCTACGATGAGCG GACACCAGGCAGCGTCGTGCCCACATCAGTGGCAGAGGCCAGCCGCGCCATGGCTGGGGACACTTCACTGAGTGAAAACTATGCTTTTGCTGGGATGTACCATGTCTTTGACCAGCATGTGGATGAGGCTG TTCCCAAGGTCCAGTTTGCCAATGACGACCGCCACCTGCTAGCCTGTTGCTCCCTGGATGGCAGCATCTCTGTGTGCCAGCTGGTACCTGCCCCCCCTGTGGTCCTGCGTGTGCTTCGTGGGCACTCACGTGGTGTGTCTGACTTTGCCTGGTCCCTGTCCAATGATGTCCTTGTGTCCACATCACTGGATGCCACCATGCGCATCTGGGCCACTGAAGATGGCCGCTGCATCCGTGAGATCCCTGACCCAGATGGGGCTGAACTGCTATGCTGTACCTTCCAGCCAGTCAACAATAATCTCACTGTG GTGGGCAATGGGAAGCACAACGTGCATGTGATGAACATCTCTACGGGCAAGAAGGTGAAGGGTGGCTCCAGTAAGCTGACCGGCCGTGTGCTGGCCCTGTCCTTTGATTCGCCTGGACACATCTTATGGGCTGGGGATGATCGTGGCAgtgtcttctccttcctttttgacATGGCTACAG GGAAGCTGACCAAGGCCAAGCGGTTGGTGGTACATGAAGGCAGCTCCATCACCAGTATCAGCGCACGTTCCTGGATCAGCCGGGAAGCCCGTGACCCCTCTCTGCTCATCAACGCCTGCATCAACAAACTCCTCCTTTACCG GGTGGTGGATAATGAGGGCACTCTACAGCTGAAGAGGAGCTTCCCAATTGAACAGAGCCTTCACCCTATTCGAAGCATCTTCTGTCCCCTCATGTCCTTCCGCCAGGGAGCCTGTGTAG TCACAGGCAGTGAGGACATGTGTGTCTATTTCTTTGATGTGGAAAGGGCCACCAGGGCCATCGTCAACAAACTGCAGGGCCACAGTGCTGCTGTGCTGGACGTCAGTTTTAACTGTGATGAGAGCCTTCTGGCCTCC
- the WDR13 gene encoding WD repeat-containing protein 13 isoform X3 produces the protein MAAVWQQVLAVDARYNAYRTPTFPQFRTQYIRRRSQLLRENAKAGHEPTVRRQYLKLRAQLLGQRYGPLSEPGSFRAYSNSVVRSSRTTLDRMEDFDEDPRALGARGHRRSVSRGSYQLQAQMNRVIYDERTPGSVVPTSVAEASRAMAGDTSLSENYAFAGMYHVFDQHVDEAVPKVQFANDDRHLLACCSLDGSISVCQLVPAPPVVLRVLRGHSRGVSDFAWSLSNDVLVSTSLDATMRIWATEDGRCIREIPDPDGAELLCCTFQPVNNNLTVVGNGKHNVHVMNISTGKKVKGGSSKLTGRVLALSFDSPGHILWAGDDRGSVFSFLFDMATGKLTKAKRLVVHEGSSITSISARSWISREARDPSLLINACINKLLLYRVVDNEGTLQLKRSFPIEQSLHPIRSIFCPLMSFRQGACSQAVRTCVSISLMWKGPPGPSSTNCRATVLLCWTSVLTVMRAFWPPVMLVGWSLCGGGNKSSCHLP, from the exons ATGGCCGCCGTTTGGCAGCAGGTGCTGGCCGTGGATGCAAG GTACAACGCATACCGCACACCCACCTTCCCACAGTTCCGAACACAATACATCCGGCGCCGGAGTCAACTGCTGAGAGAAAATGCCAAAGCAGGGCATGAGCCTACCGTTCGCAGGCAGTACTTAAAGCTGAGGGCCCAGCTGCTGGGCCAGCGCTATGGGCCTCTGTCGGAGCCTGGGAGCTTCCGAGCCTACAGCAACAGTGTTGTCCGAAGCAGTCGCACCACACTGGACAGAATGGAG GACTTTGATGAGGACCCCCGGGCCCTGGGGGCCCGAGGACACCGCCGCTCAGTCAGCCGTGGATCCTACCAGTTACAGGCTCAGATGAATCGGGTCATCTACGATGAGCG GACACCAGGCAGCGTCGTGCCCACATCAGTGGCAGAGGCCAGCCGCGCCATGGCTGGGGACACTTCACTGAGTGAAAACTATGCTTTTGCTGGGATGTACCATGTCTTTGACCAGCATGTGGATGAGGCTG TTCCCAAGGTCCAGTTTGCCAATGACGACCGCCACCTGCTAGCCTGTTGCTCCCTGGATGGCAGCATCTCTGTGTGCCAGCTGGTACCTGCCCCCCCTGTGGTCCTGCGTGTGCTTCGTGGGCACTCACGTGGTGTGTCTGACTTTGCCTGGTCCCTGTCCAATGATGTCCTTGTGTCCACATCACTGGATGCCACCATGCGCATCTGGGCCACTGAAGATGGCCGCTGCATCCGTGAGATCCCTGACCCAGATGGGGCTGAACTGCTATGCTGTACCTTCCAGCCAGTCAACAATAATCTCACTGTG GTGGGCAATGGGAAGCACAACGTGCATGTGATGAACATCTCTACGGGCAAGAAGGTGAAGGGTGGCTCCAGTAAGCTGACCGGCCGTGTGCTGGCCCTGTCCTTTGATTCGCCTGGACACATCTTATGGGCTGGGGATGATCGTGGCAgtgtcttctccttcctttttgacATGGCTACAG GGAAGCTGACCAAGGCCAAGCGGTTGGTGGTACATGAAGGCAGCTCCATCACCAGTATCAGCGCACGTTCCTGGATCAGCCGGGAAGCCCGTGACCCCTCTCTGCTCATCAACGCCTGCATCAACAAACTCCTCCTTTACCG GGTGGTGGATAATGAGGGCACTCTACAGCTGAAGAGGAGCTTCCCAATTGAACAGAGCCTTCACCCTATTCGAAGCATCTTCTGTCCCCTCATGTCCTTCCGCCAGGGAGCCTGT TCACAGGCAGTGAGGACATGTGTGTCTATTTCTTTGATGTGGAAAGGGCCACCAGGGCCATCGTCAACAAACTGCAGGGCCACAGTGCTGCTGTGCTGGACGTCAGTTTTAACTGTGATGAGAGCCTTCTGGCCTCC